A region of the Oscillatoria sp. FACHB-1407 genome:
TGGACCCACTCTCATCCATCCCGAACTGAGGTGTGAAACGCTGTTGCGGCAAAGATAGTTGGAGGGTAGCCTCCCGCAAAAATAGCTCAGTGCCAGGGTAAATATGGAACCTCCTCTCTAATCAGAGAGGAGGTTTTTGTTTGCAAATTTGTTTATAAGCTAGTGTCTTTGGTTTTGCAGTGATTCAAGAATATGTTTGATTTTTCTTTTTTGAGGGAACTTTAGAGAAGTAGAGCGTCACAGTTATTTCTGCTCGACAAGTACACCTAAACAGAGTACATCTATGGCTAGTGCAGGTTTGAACAAATGGATCGTCAGTGGCAATTTAGCAGCTGATGCTGAGATTAAAACAGTTGATTTGCGGGATGGGGAAAAGGCGCAAGTTGCCAAAGCAACTCTGTATGTTCGCAAACCTCGGAATCGAAAAGAGTCGTTCACAGTATCTTTAAGTATTTGGGAAAGTTCCGCTGCGTGGCGGAAGCTGCCCTACTTGAAGAAAGGGTCCTTGATCATTTGTACAGGCAGTGTAGAGCCTAGTCCTTATATTTCCAGTAACGGCAATGCCCCGAAAGCTGGTTTACAGATGTCTGTACTAGACGTAGATTTGGATACCATTCGTAATGGTGATGAGGAGGATTCTAATCAAAGTAATTCTGAGTTTGAGATGTCGCAGGAATCAGTTCCCGCTTAAGAATTATTTACTGGTTCCGAGGTGGTCACTCAATCTAGAAATTTTGCAACGGACTTAGGGATCTTTACTGAAAGGGGGCACTTGGCTTAATCAAGTACCCCTTTGTGTAATGTTGAGGTTTTGAAAGCCTCTTTCAAAACCTATTAGGGTTGTGAGGGATTATGGGTTGGCAAAGGTATTAATCTCCCCACCGCCGCGAGAATAAGGTGCAGTAAACGGTGCAGGTTCGGGATCAGGGGCTTCGTATTGGGGTTGTGCTTGTCTAGGGTTTGTACTGGACGGAAGATTGTAAGGATTAACGAGGTTACCTTGATTAATTCCATAGGATGGAGTTTGCATTGTCGATCGCCCTGATCCAGTTTGAGGTAACGCAGGTGGTACTAGTTGAGGAGCAGACGGTAACCCAGGTAAGGTTTGAGTTTGACCTGTGTTGTTATAGGCGTTACTAGGTGCACTTGAGGGCGTGGTGCGTAATACAGGTGGGAGGGTGTAACCAGTAGTGCCTATGGGAGGCGAAGTTTGTAATGAGGTTGAAGGGAGTAATCTACTGGGAACCGGTTGTCCAGGTTGTAATCGTCCGTCCAAGGCAGACTGATTGCTGGCAGTTTGAGACAACGGATTGTTTTGCCGTGTGGACTGGGCATTCGTCGTGTTTAGCGATCGCTCTAAGGGGCTGCTGTTAGCCCCATTGTTGGCACGAGAATTATATTGCTGTATGGCTGAACGTAACGGACTTTGAGCTGACTGTGTTGAGTTACCTAATAAGTCAAAGCCTGGAGCAAAACCTGAATTTAAGCTGCTATTTGCGACAGGAGAGCTGTTATTGCTGCGACCAATACCCGGTAGGTTGAGGTCAAACAATTGAGTATTTTGAGGAGTAGCCGCAAAAGGGTTGCGCCGATTAGCTGTAGATGGTGTTTCAGCAGTCGTTGAAGGTCTTAGTGTGCTCGTAACCGTTGGGGTTTGTTGCTCATCAGGATTGGGAGCAGCTTGAGATGGATCTACATCCGTAGCATTAGGTTGTTCTGTTGGCGAGGGGGTGTTGAGTGCTAAATCGTTAATTAAAACAGGCAGACTATCAATATCAACTCCAATTGCGCTGTCTTCTTGAGATGGAAATGCTCCATATTGCTCAGAATCTGGCAAATTGTCTAAGCTTGCAACCCCAGATGTAGAGGTGTAGTTTTCATCAGACATGAACCACTCTGGATGCTTCCAGTATTCTGAAAACAGGATAACTGCCAACAGCATTGCTGCTGCTGATCCCCAAACCATTGGTCGCTTCAAAATCCGTAGTCTTCCCCGGAGATACCGGAGTGAATTAGGCAGTTTGTGTGACAGTGGCATTGTTAGAGGTAGTTGTTTTAGGGTTGATGGTAGTTAGCAGTATATTGGTTCAATCCTAATAGTTATTTTAAGCAATGTCCTTTGTTCTTTAAGAATCCGTAAAACGGAAAAAGTTTCCGTTTCAGACAGAAGCGGTATTTTATTGCCCCTCATATGCTGCTTGGTGAGGTGAATTAGGTTTGTGGCTGAACTACCAATCGATGCAATTTTAGAGTTATTTTGCTGATCGGATTAGTAGAGCGATACCAGCGGCTAGACC
Encoded here:
- a CDS encoding single-stranded DNA-binding protein; translation: MASAGLNKWIVSGNLAADAEIKTVDLRDGEKAQVAKATLYVRKPRNRKESFTVSLSIWESSAAWRKLPYLKKGSLIICTGSVEPSPYISSNGNAPKAGLQMSVLDVDLDTIRNGDEEDSNQSNSEFEMSQESVPA